The window TAGAAATCCGACTCGGGATCGGCGGGATCGCCGCCGCCGAAATAGGCTATCAGATCGTCCAGACTGTTGATGCCCCGGCGGCGGAACACCTCGTCGGAAACGACCAGCACGGTCTTGTTCTCCCGGATGGTGGTCTCGTTGATCGTCCGGTAGGTGTTGTCGAGCCATTCATCGAACCCGCTGGCCCGGAGCGCCCCGGTGAAGATCGAATAATCGGAATTTCCGGAGATAATCCCCCAGACGCTCACGGTCAGAGGCTCCAGCAATTTGTCCAGCGTGTGTATCACGCCGTTGGTAGTCTCGATGTCCCTGCGGACGAGGAAAGAGGGCTCCTTGCCCTCGCCGTTGTCGATATAACGCTGCTGCGTCACGACATCGACCCCGGCCGTCAGGTAATCGCCGGTAAGGGTCGGCAGCGAAAGTTTCAGCATCAGGTTCGCGCTGGCCATCTTCGCACCGTTGATGATGTGGTAGCGCAGCAGGAAATCGACCTCGTCGTCCGGCATCTCGGCGATCGACTCGTAATCGGTCTTCTCCCGCAGATAGGTCCGCACGGCGTCGTTGTCGGCGACGAAGCAGGTAAACCGGCTGGCACCGAGGTTCATGGCGTTGTAGAGATCGACTTTGCGGAGCATCTCGACCCACATCGAAAATTCGGGCTGACCGGAAAGCCATTCGCCGACAGGTTTCTCGTCGTAAGCACGGAACACCTGATCCTTGAACGGGTCGTTGCAGCTGCCCAGCAGCAGCGAACCCGCTATGATTGCTATGATTTTACGCATAAGGTCCTTTTGTTTGGTCGGTTAGGTTAGAGGTAATAAGGGTTTTGCACGAGCACCCCGCCGCTGGCGACCATGTCGCTCTCGTTGATCGGCAGGAAATAGCCGTAGGTATTCTGCAATTTGGCTTCGTAGAGCGGACGGTCCTTGGCGGCCACGTTTTGAAGCAGCAGTTTGACCAGCTTGCTCTTGTACTTTCCGTCGTCGCGGATGGCCACCCGCACCAGGTCGAACCAGCGCTTGCCCTCAAAACAGAGCTCCCGCAGGCGCTCGTCCAGCACCAGGTCGATCATTTCGGACTGACTGGAGGGCATATCCGGGTGCACCGTGTATCCGGCACGCTCCCGGATCTGCCGGACAATCGCATAGGCTGCGGCCATGTCGCCCTCGCCCTCGCGCATGACCAGCGCCTCGGCGCGCATCAGAAGCACGTCGGCCAGACGGTAGAAAATCCAGTTGGCGTCGCGGCGTCCGGATTCCCGCAGGTTACTGACGCCGCGCGCCGTTCCGGCATATTTCCAGATTTTGCCGCTGGACTCGATATAACTGCCCCCGTCTCCGCGCTGATCGGATTCATCGGGAAACTCGTTGAACTTGGCGACGGCGGCGTCCGAAACGGCATAGTTGTTCGCATTGGCGCTCTCATTGTAAAACCACGCGAAAAGCGAATTGTTTTGGAGCTGCATGCCGTCCCACTGCAACTCGATGATGCTTTCGGAGGAGTTTCCCGGGTAATAGAGACCGTACCAGTCGTCCGTGGAGAGCAACGTATAAAGGCCCGATTTTTCGATATTTTCACACATGCCGATCGCCTCGTCGTACTCCCCGAGCCAAAGGTAGATGTCGGCGGCGAGGGCATAGAGCGCCCACACCGTAGCCCGTCCCTTGTTCTCCCACGAACCGGGATCGTAAGCCACCGGGATCAGCTGCGCACATGCGCGGAGGTCTGCGACGACGGTTCTCAGAATATCCATGCCGTCGCTCTTCGGAATCCGGAACTCCTGCCGGTCGTTCAGATAGGGTTCGGTGATATAGGGCACGTCCCGGAAGGTGCGGACCAGGTAGAAATAGCAGAGCGCCCGCACCCACTTCGCCTCGGCGATATACGCTTCGCAAGCCCTGTCGGTAAACGTCTTGTCGCGCGGCAGCACGTCGGCCGCATACCGGATGACCGCATTGCAGCGGCCGATGGCGTTGTAAAACGGCTGCCATTTGCAGATCGGGTTGTCGGACTTTATATCGAGCCCCTTGACTGCCAGCATATTCTCGTTGGAGGTCAGGCCGGGGCCCAGCTCCACCACGTCCCCGCGCAGCTCGCCCCAGCGAACCAGATATTCGAGGCTGCTGCGGAGCTGCTGGTAAGCGCCCATCATAACGGCATCGAC of the Alistipes senegalensis JC50 genome contains:
- a CDS encoding fasciclin domain-containing protein produces the protein MRKIIAIIAGSLLLGSCNDPFKDQVFRAYDEKPVGEWLSGQPEFSMWVEMLRKVDLYNAMNLGASRFTCFVADNDAVRTYLREKTDYESIAEMPDDEVDFLLRYHIINGAKMASANLMLKLSLPTLTGDYLTAGVDVVTQQRYIDNGEGKEPSFLVRRDIETTNGVIHTLDKLLEPLTVSVWGIISGNSDYSIFTGALRASGFDEWLDNTYRTINETTIRENKTVLVVSDEVFRRRGINSLDDLIAYFGGGDPADPESDFYQYVRYHLMDKLNGYAELTTFPSGYKSMTIYSCSEIKGISVLDTGSAIDFNPQAGEESFRIVDGRRDIPAKNGYVHEIDNLGLLPETMAHYVVVWEPTDKVEFQAIPFYRAEKSEGSEVQKFDLIQNDLSIPGIRWESIPSTSAQVWYYSAYVDNGRYLNNDALYWDMGDIGWLEVDIPVLPAGTYTFTIEKSNDADYGGKCNILWDDVSMGSDRNFVNGDKVGSWGNRTLTSEEAHTVRFTVGSVGGTCGFDRIVFVPVE
- a CDS encoding RagB/SusD family nutrient uptake outer membrane protein produces the protein MNKRYFFNLLKTLLLLLTVSGASGCNDWLDVRPENEQPIDEFWNNKEEVDAVMMGAYQQLRSSLEYLVRWGELRGDVVELGPGLTSNENMLAVKGLDIKSDNPICKWQPFYNAIGRCNAVIRYAADVLPRDKTFTDRACEAYIAEAKWVRALCYFYLVRTFRDVPYITEPYLNDRQEFRIPKSDGMDILRTVVADLRACAQLIPVAYDPGSWENKGRATVWALYALAADIYLWLGEYDEAIGMCENIEKSGLYTLLSTDDWYGLYYPGNSSESIIELQWDGMQLQNNSLFAWFYNESANANNYAVSDAAVAKFNEFPDESDQRGDGGSYIESSGKIWKYAGTARGVSNLRESGRRDANWIFYRLADVLLMRAEALVMREGEGDMAAAYAIVRQIRERAGYTVHPDMPSSQSEMIDLVLDERLRELCFEGKRWFDLVRVAIRDDGKYKSKLVKLLLQNVAAKDRPLYEAKLQNTYGYFLPINESDMVASGGVLVQNPYYL